In the genome of Magnolia sinica isolate HGM2019 chromosome 2, MsV1, whole genome shotgun sequence, one region contains:
- the LOC131224747 gene encoding mitogen-activated protein kinase kinase kinase 17-like yields MAGKYSNSHRQMEWVKGNALGSGSFGIVNLGMNKSNGELFAVKSASSGSGFQSLENEADILKNLNSPYIVRYLGHDVSDEANGEQTFNLFMEFMAGGSLSDITNKFGGALDESVIRSYTRGILHGLAYLHRSRIVHCDLKCKNVLLGSSGDIRLADFGGAKRLNSSKPNTNSNNFWQSMCGTPLWMAPEVLRNEGLDFASDIWSLGCTVIEMATGSPWGDEVSNPMAAVYKIACSDETPQLPPNFSVEGLDFLRKCLQRNPTSRWSSEELLSHPFVYENTSGKYSSKEYAYSPTSVLDDRGWESDGSESPIAGELPARMPFLKRCTKEERQMDITAIEWVDVRSG; encoded by the coding sequence ATGGCGGGAAAATATTCGAACTCTCATCGACAAATGGAGTGGGTGAAGGGGAATGCACTTGGGTCTGGATCCTTCGGCATTGTCAACTTGGGCATGAACAAATCCAATGGCGAGCTCTTCGCTGTCAAATCTGCCTCATCTGGGTCAGGGTTTCAATCACTGGAGAATGAGGCTGACATCCTAAAGAACCTCAATTCGCCATACATCGTCCGGTACCTTGGGCACGATGTTTCAGATGAAGCAAATGGCGAGCAGACATTCAACCTCTTCATGGAATTCATGGCTGGGGGAAGCCTGTCCGACATCACAAACAAGTTCGGTGGTGCTCTTGATGAGTCCGTCATCCGGTCATACACCCGTGGGATCCTCCATGGGCTTGCTTACTTGCACAGGAGCAGGATTGTGCATTGTGATCTCAAATGCAAGAATGTGCTCTTGGGCTCATCTGGAGACATCAGGCTGGCAGATTTCGGTGGCGCCAAGAGGCTGAATTCTTCAAAACCCAACACAAATTCAAACAACTTCTGGCAATCCATGTGTGGCACTCCCTTGTGGATGGCACCTGAAGTCCTGAGAAATGAAGGGCTGGACTTTGCTTCCGACATCTGGTCTCTGGGATGCACGGTTATTGAAATGGCCACTGGGAGTCCTTGGGGTGATGAGGTCTCAAACCCAATGGCAGCTGTTTATAAGATTGCATGCAGCGATGAAACTCCTCAATTACCACCCAACTTTTCTGTAGAAGGGCTGGACTTCTTAAGGAAATGCTTGCAAAGGAAcccaacatcaaggtggagcagCGAAGAATTGCTTAGCCATCCTTTTGTTTACGAGAACACATCTGGAAAGTATTCATCAAAGGAGTATGCTTACTCACCAACAAGTGTACTTGATGACCGAGGATGGGAATCAGACGGATCGGAATCTCCAATTGCAGGAGAGCTTCCAGCACGGATGCCATTCTTGAAAAGGTGCACAAAAGAAGAGAGGCAGATGGATATTACAGCAATAGAGTGGGTTGACGTTAGATCAGGTTGA